A genome region from Bradyrhizobium sp. WSM1417 includes the following:
- the rpsI gene encoding 30S ribosomal protein S9, protein MAESIQSLDQLSQLKTAAAPDAPKHEKKVDKFNRAYATGKRKDAVARVWIKPGAGKVTVNAREVEVYFARPVLRMMIEQPFSVAARSGQYDVICTVAGGGLSGQAGAVRHGISKALTYFEPELRTVLKKGGFLTRDSRVVERKKYGKAKARRSFQFSKR, encoded by the coding sequence ATGGCCGAATCCATCCAGTCGCTCGACCAGCTCTCGCAGCTCAAGACAGCGGCGGCACCCGACGCGCCCAAGCACGAGAAGAAGGTCGACAAGTTCAACCGCGCCTATGCCACCGGCAAGCGCAAGGACGCGGTCGCCCGCGTCTGGATCAAGCCGGGCGCCGGCAAGGTCACGGTCAACGCGCGCGAGGTCGAGGTCTATTTCGCCCGTCCCGTGCTGCGCATGATGATCGAGCAGCCGTTCTCCGTGGCCGCGCGGTCAGGCCAGTATGACGTGATCTGCACCGTCGCCGGCGGCGGTCTGTCCGGCCAGGCCGGTGCCGTCCGTCACGGCATCTCCAAGGCGCTGACCTATTTCGAGCCGGAGCTGCGTACCGTGCTCAAGAAGGGCGGCTTCCTCACTCGCGACTCCCGCGTGGTCGAGCGCAAGAAGTACGGCAAGGCCAAGGCCCGCCGGTCCTTCCAGTTCTCGAAGCGTTAA
- a CDS encoding antibiotic biosynthesis monooxygenase, which produces MITEIAQIDVKPGSEKDFEAAVAKAKAAFGRSKGFHGFELHKSIEKPQRYRLMVKWETLENHTVDFRGSENFTEWRGLVGQYFAAPPEVEHTETVLTT; this is translated from the coding sequence ATGATCACCGAGATCGCGCAAATCGACGTCAAGCCGGGCAGCGAGAAGGACTTTGAGGCCGCCGTCGCCAAGGCCAAGGCCGCTTTCGGCCGCTCCAAGGGTTTCCATGGTTTCGAGCTGCACAAGTCGATCGAGAAGCCGCAGCGTTATCGTCTGATGGTGAAGTGGGAGACGCTCGAGAACCACACCGTCGATTTCCGCGGCTCCGAGAATTTCACCGAATGGCGCGGCCTCGTCGGCCAGTATTTTGCGGCACCTCCCGAGGTCGAGCACACCGAAACCGTGCTCACCACCTGA
- a CDS encoding diguanylate cyclase yields the protein MMSLDSITLYLVATMVAALLGAMMVFFGRQENSAALKWWGTAYLLGAASVALWTAAGDRLGPHLYLALNAVGFVACGMVWNAARVFHGRKPNWPGLLVGALAWTAAATLLDPAASMLRMIVGAGIVSVYAALTASELWVERRKSLQRRWPAFVVPVMHGCVLMLPILLGSFLRPNDAGFSTSIWVTVFAVELVLYAVGTVFVIFMLVSERTVTAHRTAASTDPLTGMLNRRGFSEACGRVIEREAKAGRPVTVMIFDIDHFKSINDRFGHPAGDEMLKLFSTVVVSNLRISDMSGRIGGEEFAALLPCSLEEGVLVAERVREAFETSGVVVDEGPVDTTVSIGVAGGPAGTELEVLLASADTALYQAKRGGRNRVEAAEELPLSLENWRRQSAARIGVSKAQTATA from the coding sequence ATGATGTCGCTCGATAGCATCACGCTCTATTTGGTCGCCACCATGGTTGCCGCACTGCTCGGCGCCATGATGGTATTTTTCGGAAGGCAGGAGAACAGCGCTGCGCTGAAATGGTGGGGCACTGCGTATCTCCTCGGCGCCGCATCGGTCGCGCTCTGGACGGCGGCCGGCGACAGACTGGGCCCGCATCTTTACCTTGCGCTGAACGCAGTCGGCTTCGTCGCCTGCGGCATGGTGTGGAATGCGGCGCGCGTCTTTCATGGTCGCAAGCCGAACTGGCCGGGTCTCCTGGTCGGCGCGCTCGCCTGGACCGCTGCCGCCACGCTGCTCGATCCCGCCGCATCCATGCTGCGCATGATCGTCGGCGCCGGCATCGTCTCGGTCTATGCGGCGCTGACGGCGAGCGAGCTCTGGGTCGAGCGGCGCAAGAGCCTGCAACGGCGCTGGCCGGCCTTCGTGGTGCCGGTGATGCACGGCTGCGTCTTGATGCTGCCGATCCTGCTCGGCAGCTTCCTGCGCCCGAACGATGCCGGCTTCTCCACCAGCATCTGGGTCACCGTGTTCGCGGTCGAACTCGTGCTCTATGCCGTCGGCACCGTGTTCGTGATCTTCATGCTGGTGTCCGAGCGCACGGTCACCGCGCACCGGACCGCCGCGTCCACCGATCCGCTGACCGGCATGCTCAATCGCCGCGGCTTCTCGGAAGCCTGCGGACGCGTGATCGAGCGCGAGGCCAAGGCCGGCCGTCCCGTGACCGTGATGATCTTCGACATCGATCATTTCAAGTCGATCAACGACCGCTTCGGCCATCCCGCCGGCGACGAGATGCTGAAACTGTTCTCGACCGTCGTCGTCAGCAATCTGCGCATCAGCGACATGTCGGGTCGCATCGGCGGCGAGGAGTTCGCCGCCCTGCTGCCGTGTTCGCTCGAGGAGGGCGTGCTGGTCGCCGAGCGCGTGCGTGAGGCCTTCGAGACCTCCGGCGTCGTCGTCGACGAGGGCCCGGTCGACACCACCGTCAGCATCGGCGTCGCCGGCGGTCCGGCCGGCACCGAGCTCGAAGTGCTGCTGGCCTCGGCCGACACGGCGCTCTACCAGGCCAAGCGCGGCGGCCGTAACCGCGTCGAGGCGGCGGAGGAGCTGCCGCTGTCGCTGGAGAACTGGCGCCGCCAGAGCGCCGCGCGGATCGGCGTGTCCAAGGCGCAGACGGCGACAGCCTAG
- the rplM gene encoding 50S ribosomal protein L13, with the protein MKTFSAKPAEVTKKWVLIDAKGLVVGRLATIVAMRLRGKHLPTYTPHVDCGDNIIIINAQHAVLTGRKREQKTYYKHTGYVGHVKERTARQILEGKHPERVLEKAVERMIPRGPLGRVQMGNLRVYGGADHPHEAQTPEKIDIAKLNRKNTRAA; encoded by the coding sequence ATGAAAACCTTTTCGGCAAAGCCGGCTGAGGTGACGAAGAAGTGGGTACTGATCGACGCCAAGGGTCTGGTCGTCGGCCGTCTCGCCACCATCGTCGCCATGCGCCTGCGCGGCAAGCACCTCCCGACCTACACTCCGCACGTTGATTGCGGCGACAACATCATCATCATCAACGCGCAGCATGCGGTTCTCACCGGCCGCAAGCGCGAGCAGAAGACCTATTACAAGCACACCGGCTATGTCGGTCACGTCAAGGAGCGCACCGCGCGCCAGATCCTCGAGGGCAAGCATCCCGAGCGCGTGCTCGAGAAGGCCGTCGAGCGCATGATCCCGCGTGGCCCGCTCGGTCGCGTCCAGATGGGCAACCTCCGCGTCTATGGTGGCGCCGATCATCCGCACGAGGCCCAGACGCCCGAGAAGATCGACATCGCCAAGTTGAACCGCAAGAACACGAGGGCCGCATAA